The following coding sequences are from one Paenibacillus sp. FSL R5-0912 window:
- a CDS encoding helix-turn-helix domain-containing protein, with translation MKGNEHHSKFLLTHREREVFELLVQDKTTRDIAGLLFISEKTVRNHISNEMWFEIQIALT, from the coding sequence TTGAAAGGGAACGAACATCATAGCAAATTTCTGTTGACGCATCGTGAGCGCGAAGTATTCGAGCTTCTAGTGCAGGACAAAACTACACGGGATATTGCCGGACTGTTATTCATTAGCGAAAAAACCGTCCGCAACCACATCTCCAATGAGATGTGGTTTGAAATACAGATAGCATTAACTTGA
- a CDS encoding LacI family DNA-binding transcriptional regulator yields MANIKEIARIAGVSVTTVSRVLNNHPYVSKDKRATVLDTIEQLNYTRNMNAVHLITGRTGAVAVILPYINAFYFSIIMNGLAHEALLAQYRLILCQSNYLADEEIKVLEMLRNKEIDGVVIVSTALKPELIEEYTAYGPIVTCQDSGQRRYSSVYIEHYAAFLQGLQYLKGKGYRTIGYCEGRQNGSSASIRQTAFREFIAEHQLVFQEEWMIYDCTTEEDGAAVARSLLEMPKRPEAMIITGDHVAAGLMIEARKAGLSIPGDLAVMGFDNQPIGRLLGITTIDNHLYEMGASAFRIIHEQIRSDNPDPVYRKLDYRIIERSTV; encoded by the coding sequence ATGGCTAATATTAAAGAAATCGCCCGGATTGCCGGAGTTTCCGTAACGACTGTCTCGCGGGTGCTGAATAATCATCCTTATGTCAGCAAAGACAAAAGAGCCACCGTCCTCGATACGATTGAGCAGTTAAACTACACCCGCAATATGAACGCCGTCCACCTGATTACCGGGCGTACCGGTGCAGTGGCGGTGATCCTTCCGTATATCAATGCTTTTTATTTCTCGATTATTATGAATGGCCTTGCTCATGAGGCACTGCTCGCGCAATACCGGCTGATTCTGTGCCAGAGCAATTATTTGGCAGATGAAGAGATTAAAGTCTTGGAGATGCTGCGCAATAAAGAAATCGATGGTGTGGTCATTGTATCGACTGCGCTCAAGCCTGAATTGATTGAGGAGTATACCGCGTACGGTCCAATTGTAACCTGCCAGGACAGCGGGCAGCGCCGTTATTCCTCTGTATATATTGAGCATTATGCAGCTTTCCTGCAGGGGCTGCAGTATTTGAAGGGTAAAGGGTACCGAACCATCGGCTATTGCGAAGGCAGGCAGAATGGCAGCAGCGCCTCTATCCGGCAGACCGCTTTTCGCGAATTCATTGCTGAGCACCAGCTGGTTTTTCAGGAGGAATGGATGATCTATGACTGCACGACGGAAGAAGACGGAGCGGCTGTAGCACGGTCGCTGCTGGAGATGCCGAAGCGGCCTGAAGCTATGATTATTACGGGAGATCATGTGGCAGCCGGACTGATGATTGAGGCGCGCAAAGCGGGTCTCAGCATCCCCGGAGACCTCGCGGTTATGGGCTTCGATAACCAGCCGATCGGCCGTCTGCTCGGGATCACCACCATAGATAACCACCTGTATGAGATGGGTGCATCCGCCTTCCGCATTATTCATGAGCAGATTCGCTCAGACAACCCTGACCCGGTCTACCGCAAGCTGGATTACCGGATTATTGAGCGGTCCACGGTGTAG